The DNA sequence GCGCCGCCTTCGCGAACTCGCCGCTGCGGACGCTGGTGCTGTTCACCTGGCTGATGGGGTTGCTGCCGGTCTACGAGGGCATCGCGGCGCCGTACGTCGCGGCGGCGGGCGGCGGACCCGAGTCGATCGGCCTGCTGCTCGCGGCGGACCCGATCGGCAGCGTGATCGCGACGTTCGTCTACACCCGCTGGGTCCCGGCTTCGGCCCGGCCGAAGCTGATCGGCCCGCTGTCGGCGCTCTGCGCGATCCCGCTGATCGCCTGCTTCCTCGTGCCGGGGCCGGTCACCTCGATCATCCTGTTCATCGTGTCCGGCGGGTTCGGCACGGTGTGCCTGCTGCAGGCGACCGCGTCACTGACGCTGGCCGTGCCCGACGAACAGCGGGCGCAGGTGATGGGCCTGTCGAACACCGGCCTGACGACGATGATGGGGATCAGCCCGCTGATCGGCGGTGTCCTGGCCGATCAGCTGAGCCCGCATTCGACGGTCGGCATCTTCGGCCTCGCGGGGATCGTCCTCACCCTGCCGTTGGCCGTGCTGTGGGCGCGAGCCCTGTCCGGAGAGCCTGATCGATGGATCGACAAAGAAGCCGCACGCGCAGAACCTGCCTGAACCTGCCCCGCGCGTGGGCTTGACCTGCGCGACCTTGCGGTGCGCTGTGCGGTCACTGATCTTTGCCGCGCATCGCTGGCCACCTCTCACTCCGGTGTCAAAGAAAAAAGTACACACCTCTTGCCCTTGTGGACAGCAGGCAAACGGACTGAAACTGTCCGTGAGTAGATTGTCACTGAGTACCTGCGCAAGGGGCTGGGGGAAAAATGGTCACATCGGGGGAACAGGCTGGACAAGACTCGGTACACGGTGTTGCGCATTGGGCACTGTGGTCGAGGCCGCGCGCGTGGATCGCGGCGACGCTGTCCGCGATCGCCGTGATGCTCGCCTGGACGGTCACCACAGCACTGACGATACCGGTCACGCTCGCGAACGTGGGGACGTTTGCACTGCTCACCGGCCTCGCGGTGACACAGACCGAGGTCAGCAGGCGGATCGAACGGCAGCGCCGGATCCTGAGCAACGGCCCGCACATCAACATGACTTCGGTCTGGCTGCTGCCCGCCGGACTGCTGGTACCGCCGCAACTGGTCGCGGTACTCGGCACGTTGCTCTACGTATATCTCGCGTTCCGTAGCTGGTCCGGAACCCGTCCGGGTGAAGCTCACCGTGTCGCGGCCAACGCGACCACGATGATCCTGTCCGGGTTCGCCGCGGGGGTCGTCGCGGACCTGCTCCACGGGCACGGCATGACGGCCGTGGCGCTCGCCGCCATCGCCTTCTTCGCCACCAACACCGCGCTCACCGGGCTCGGCCTGTACCTGGCCGCCCCCGAGAAGGCGACCGTCGAAGGCTGCCTCGGCAACATGGACGACAACCTGCTGGAGCTCGCCACGCTGTGCGTCGGCGGTCTGCTGGTCATGGTCCTGACCACCGAGCCACTGCTGTCCGTACTGGTCATCCTGCCGCTCTACGTACTGCAGCGGTCGGTGCTGATCAAGCGGCTCGAGGAGCTCGCCACCACCGACCAGAAGACGCAGCTGCTCAACGCCACCACCTGGCAGGACGGCGCACAGCGGGAGATCTCGCGCGCGGCGCGCGAGAACGGCAGCTTCGGCGCCATGATGATCGACCTCGACCACTTCAAGCGGATCAACGACACCTACGGGCACCTCGCGGGGGACGACGTGCTCAAGGCGGTCGCGGCCGTGGTCAAGCAGGAGACCAGGGCGCACGACCTGGTCGGCCGGTTCGGCGGCG is a window from the Amycolatopsis sp. NBC_00355 genome containing:
- a CDS encoding GGDEF domain-containing protein; translated protein: MLAWTVTTALTIPVTLANVGTFALLTGLAVTQTEVSRRIERQRRILSNGPHINMTSVWLLPAGLLVPPQLVAVLGTLLYVYLAFRSWSGTRPGEAHRVAANATTMILSGFAAGVVADLLHGHGMTAVALAAIAFFATNTALTGLGLYLAAPEKATVEGCLGNMDDNLLELATLCVGGLLVMVLTTEPLLSVLVILPLYVLQRSVLIKRLEELATTDQKTQLLNATTWQDGAQREISRAARENGSFGAMMIDLDHFKRINDTYGHLAGDDVLKAVAAVVKQETRAHDLVGRFGGEEFVALLPSTSKDDAIVTAERIRQRVSELIISTKTNEGKAVDIERQTASIGVAAYPLDGTSIEEVMASADAAVYAAKDGGRNRVVGSPALAMAAA